From Micromonospora sp. NBC_01699, a single genomic window includes:
- a CDS encoding PPK2 family polyphosphate kinase, whose amino-acid sequence MSGSRRSIRELLRVPTGGTGFDLGAIHPRTTPGLPPAGVVGSDPKDWAREQVRAIGAELGRQQEMLFASAKVDPASGRRLLLVLQAMDAGGKDGTIRRVAGTMNPLGLHIKSFGRPTEEERRHHFLWRIRRALPAPGYVGVFNRSHYEDVLVPRVEALVPEHTWRARYDEINEFEEELADGGVTLLKVFLHISYDEQLDRLLSRLDDPEKHWKYEPGDVDTRARWSDYQAAYAEALARCGTARSPWFVVPANRKWYRDWAVANLLRETFAGLDLSYPAPTFDLARERRRLVELRPSAPEGSTGGR is encoded by the coding sequence ATGAGCGGGTCGAGGCGGTCGATCCGCGAGTTGCTGCGGGTGCCGACCGGCGGTACCGGGTTTGACCTGGGTGCGATCCATCCGCGTACGACGCCGGGGTTGCCGCCGGCCGGGGTGGTCGGGTCCGATCCGAAGGACTGGGCGCGGGAGCAGGTACGGGCGATCGGGGCGGAGCTGGGCCGGCAGCAGGAGATGTTGTTCGCCTCGGCCAAGGTCGACCCGGCGTCCGGGCGCCGGCTGCTGCTGGTGCTCCAGGCGATGGACGCCGGTGGCAAGGACGGGACCATCCGGCGGGTGGCCGGCACGATGAACCCGTTGGGCCTGCACATCAAGTCGTTCGGGCGGCCGACCGAGGAGGAACGCCGACACCATTTCCTCTGGCGGATCCGTCGAGCGCTGCCGGCGCCGGGGTACGTCGGGGTGTTCAATCGATCACACTACGAGGACGTCCTGGTGCCGAGGGTCGAGGCACTGGTCCCCGAGCACACCTGGCGGGCCCGGTACGACGAGATCAACGAGTTCGAGGAGGAACTGGCCGACGGCGGGGTGACCCTGCTCAAGGTGTTCCTGCACATCTCCTACGACGAGCAGTTGGACCGGTTGCTGAGCCGGCTCGACGATCCGGAGAAGCACTGGAAGTACGAGCCGGGGGACGTGGACACCCGGGCCCGCTGGTCGGACTACCAGGCCGCGTACGCGGAGGCGCTGGCGCGGTGTGGCACCGCCCGGTCGCCGTGGTTCGTGGTGCCGGCGAACCGGAAGTGGTATCGCGACTGGGCGGTCGCCAACCTGCTGCGGGAGACCTTCGCGGGGTTGGACCTGAGCTATCCGGCACCGACGTTCGATCTTGCGCGGGAGCGGCGGCGGTTGGTCGAGTTGCGCCCGTCGGCGCCGGAGGGTTCAACGGGCGGTAGATGA
- the sigJ gene encoding RNA polymerase sigma factor SigJ, with translation MRDLATEFEAERDHLTAVAYRMLGSRADAEDAVQETWLRYARALAEPAARADIRDLRGWLTTTTGRICLDLLRSARVRREAYPGQWLPEPVVGRLPDGPAGSGAAGHLPAAGGFAPDPAQRVAQTEEVGIALLVVLERLTPEQRVAFVLHDVFAVPFTQIAGVLHSTPTAARQLASRGRRAVAEGGPRHTADLAEQRRVLAAFLAAAESGDLDRLVAVLAPDVVFVGDGGGHLPTARHPVVGVLKVARLTLGLLRRTVLDATGLRSRPVLVNDTLGLQFEGDHRDRGRLRLVTWYTVADGQITGIFHQANPAKLSRVPVLDPDTPDQP, from the coding sequence GTGCGCGACCTCGCGACCGAGTTCGAAGCCGAGCGGGACCACCTGACCGCGGTGGCCTACCGCATGCTCGGCAGCCGGGCCGACGCCGAGGACGCGGTCCAGGAGACCTGGCTGCGCTACGCCCGCGCGCTGGCCGAGCCGGCGGCCCGCGCCGACATCCGCGACCTGCGCGGCTGGCTCACCACCACCACCGGCCGGATCTGCCTCGACCTGCTCCGCTCCGCCCGGGTACGCCGCGAGGCGTACCCCGGGCAGTGGCTACCCGAGCCGGTGGTCGGCCGGCTGCCCGACGGCCCGGCCGGCTCCGGCGCCGCCGGGCACCTCCCGGCGGCCGGCGGGTTCGCCCCCGACCCGGCGCAACGGGTGGCGCAGACCGAGGAGGTCGGCATCGCGCTGCTGGTGGTGCTCGAACGTCTCACCCCCGAACAGCGGGTCGCGTTCGTGCTGCACGACGTCTTCGCGGTGCCGTTCACCCAGATCGCCGGGGTGCTGCACAGCACGCCGACGGCCGCCCGGCAGCTCGCCTCGCGGGGCCGGCGGGCGGTTGCCGAGGGGGGACCACGGCACACCGCCGACCTGGCCGAGCAGCGCAGGGTGCTCGCCGCGTTCCTCGCCGCCGCCGAATCGGGCGACCTGGACCGGCTGGTAGCGGTTCTCGCCCCGGACGTGGTCTTCGTCGGGGACGGCGGCGGCCACCTGCCGACCGCCCGTCACCCGGTCGTCGGGGTGCTCAAGGTGGCCCGGCTCACGCTCGGCCTGCTCCGCCGTACGGTGCTGGACGCAACCGGCCTGCGGTCCCGGCCGGTGCTGGTCAACGACACCCTCGGGTTGCAGTTCGAGGGCGATCACCGCGACCGTGGGCGACTGCGCCTGGTGACCTGGTACACCGTCGCCGACGGGCAGATCACCGGCATCTTCCACCAGGCGAACCCGGCGAAACTGAGCCGGGTGCCGGTGCTCGACCCGGACACGCCGGACCAACCCTGA
- a CDS encoding DUF402 domain-containing protein — translation MSSDVVRVVYQKYDGTAHRDYPARRLTEDDLGIWLGVTAGTESVYHGRPSVEQIPFVLLVPHAAWWTGMFNPPPRTSEVYCDITSPARWEGDTVHLIDLDLDVVRRRATGAVELRDEDEFAEHRVRFGYPEDVVVQAEAAAEWLYDALGDGTEPFATAYRKWLALVL, via the coding sequence ATGTCGAGCGATGTGGTCCGGGTCGTTTACCAGAAGTACGACGGCACCGCGCACCGGGACTACCCCGCCCGCCGGCTGACCGAGGACGACCTGGGCATCTGGCTGGGGGTGACCGCCGGCACCGAGTCGGTCTACCATGGCCGCCCCTCGGTCGAACAGATCCCCTTCGTCCTGCTGGTGCCGCATGCGGCCTGGTGGACCGGCATGTTCAACCCGCCGCCACGGACCAGTGAGGTCTACTGCGACATCACCAGCCCGGCTCGCTGGGAGGGGGACACGGTCCACCTGATCGATCTCGATCTCGACGTGGTCCGGCGCCGGGCGACGGGTGCGGTGGAGCTGCGCGACGAGGACGAGTTCGCCGAGCACCGGGTCCGGTTCGGCTACCCGGAGGACGTGGTCGTCCAGGCCGAGGCGGCGGCTGAGTGGCTCTACGACGCGCTCGGCGACGGGACCGAGCCGTTCGCCACCGCGTACCGGAAGTGGCTGGCGCTGGTGCTCTGA
- a CDS encoding ATP-dependent DNA helicase yields MTAPTTTDDTADSGKTGSGQPPAPAARKRRRAGRPSTDELLAAAVGAVPGGSARPGQQLMASAIEESINTGEHLLVQAGTGTGKSLAYLAPALTVDGPVVVSTATLALQAQLVEHDLPRLADAVEPVLGRRPTYAVLKGRHHYLCLARLDNSTEDEPEDTLFDTPGRGGGTKWLGEAGRLGKQVERLRAWADKTETGDRDELDPGVDDQAWRLVSMPARECVGAGRCPYGPECFAEASRVRAREADIVVTNHSLLAVDLLADRHIVPPHKLLVVDEAHELADRVSSASQAELVPDQVDRAARRARPLLTPEVAESLIAAGDALAVGLAEAPAGRITAGLPGPLREACTLLDAATRAALDKVGEIKADDPDPVRKQQAKAVLDDLSKTAQRLLEEADHDVAWVEKSDGPGAGRRALVVAPLSVAGMLANELYDERTVVVTSATLALGGRFDTVARALGLGPVTVDPPSPAAAALAASTAPARRTAPAAKATPAAKPGGSGALIESESGSGWRSLDVGSPFDYGRQGILYVAAHLPRPAASGLPDAAGTELLELVTALGGRTLGLFSSRRAAQQAAELLRARTDLPILLQGEESLPLLVRRFREDRASCLFGVMSLWQGVDVPGDACQLVVIDRLPFPRPDEPLAAARAAAVDASGGSGFAAVSVPIAAVRLAQGVGRLIRSTGDKGVVAVLDSRLETARGYGAFLRRSLPPFWYTTRPEVARGALQRLAKE; encoded by the coding sequence GTGACCGCTCCGACCACCACCGACGACACCGCCGACTCCGGGAAGACCGGCTCCGGACAGCCCCCGGCACCGGCCGCCCGCAAGCGGCGGCGCGCCGGTCGGCCGAGCACCGACGAACTGCTCGCCGCCGCGGTCGGCGCGGTGCCCGGCGGCTCGGCCCGGCCGGGTCAGCAGCTCATGGCCTCGGCGATCGAGGAGAGCATCAACACCGGCGAGCACCTGCTGGTGCAGGCCGGCACCGGCACCGGCAAGTCGCTGGCGTACCTGGCCCCGGCGCTGACCGTGGACGGGCCGGTGGTGGTCTCCACCGCCACCCTCGCGTTGCAGGCGCAGCTCGTCGAGCACGACCTGCCCCGGCTCGCCGACGCGGTCGAGCCGGTGCTCGGCCGCCGACCGACCTACGCGGTGCTGAAGGGCCGGCACCACTACCTGTGCCTGGCCCGGCTGGACAACTCCACTGAGGACGAGCCGGAGGACACCCTCTTCGACACGCCCGGACGCGGCGGGGGCACCAAGTGGCTCGGTGAGGCGGGCCGGCTGGGCAAGCAGGTCGAACGGCTGCGCGCCTGGGCGGACAAGACCGAGACCGGTGACCGGGACGAGCTCGATCCGGGCGTCGACGACCAGGCGTGGCGGCTGGTGTCGATGCCGGCCCGCGAGTGCGTCGGGGCCGGGCGGTGCCCGTACGGGCCGGAGTGCTTCGCCGAGGCGTCCCGGGTCCGGGCCCGCGAGGCCGACATAGTGGTGACCAACCACAGCCTGCTCGCCGTCGACCTGCTGGCCGACCGGCACATCGTGCCACCGCACAAGCTGCTGGTGGTGGACGAGGCGCACGAACTGGCCGACCGGGTCTCCTCGGCCTCCCAGGCCGAACTCGTACCGGATCAGGTCGACCGGGCGGCCCGACGGGCCCGGCCGCTGCTGACCCCGGAGGTCGCCGAGTCGCTGATCGCGGCCGGTGACGCGCTCGCGGTCGGGCTGGCCGAGGCGCCGGCCGGGCGGATCACCGCCGGGCTGCCGGGTCCGCTGCGCGAGGCGTGCACCCTGCTCGACGCGGCCACCCGCGCGGCCCTGGACAAGGTCGGCGAGATCAAGGCCGACGACCCCGATCCGGTACGCAAGCAGCAGGCCAAGGCGGTCCTCGACGACCTCTCCAAGACCGCCCAGCGGCTGTTGGAGGAGGCCGACCACGACGTGGCCTGGGTGGAGAAGTCCGACGGTCCGGGGGCCGGGCGCCGGGCCCTGGTCGTCGCGCCGCTCTCGGTCGCCGGGATGCTGGCCAACGAACTGTACGACGAGCGCACCGTCGTGGTGACCTCCGCCACCCTGGCCCTCGGTGGCCGGTTCGACACCGTCGCCCGAGCCCTCGGCCTCGGCCCGGTGACCGTCGACCCGCCGTCGCCGGCAGCCGCCGCACTGGCTGCCTCGACGGCTCCGGCGCGCAGGACCGCCCCGGCGGCCAAGGCCACCCCGGCGGCGAAGCCGGGCGGCAGCGGCGCCCTGATCGAGAGCGAGTCGGGCTCGGGATGGCGGTCGCTCGACGTCGGCTCACCGTTCGACTACGGCCGCCAGGGCATCCTGTACGTCGCCGCGCACCTGCCCCGCCCCGCCGCCTCGGGCCTGCCCGACGCCGCCGGTACGGAACTGCTCGAACTGGTGACCGCGCTCGGTGGCCGTACCCTCGGGTTGTTCTCCTCCCGACGGGCCGCGCAGCAGGCCGCGGAGCTGCTCCGGGCGCGGACCGACCTGCCGATTCTGCTCCAGGGTGAGGAGTCGCTGCCGCTGCTGGTCCGCCGGTTCCGCGAGGACCGGGCGAGTTGCCTGTTCGGCGTGATGTCGCTGTGGCAGGGCGTCGACGTGCCGGGCGACGCCTGCCAGCTCGTGGTGATCGACCGGCTGCCGTTCCCCCGGCCGGACGAGCCGCTGGCGGCGGCTCGGGCGGCGGCGGTCGACGCCTCCGGCGGGTCCGGTTTCGCGGCGGTGAGTGTGCCGATCGCGGCGGTCCGGCTGGCCCAGGGGGTGGGCCGGCTGATCCGGTCGACCGGCGACAAGGGGGTGGTCGCGGTGCTCGACTCGCGGCTGGAGACCGCCCGTGGCTACGGCGCCTTCCTGCGCCGCTCGTTGCCGCCGTTCTGGTACACCACCCGCCCCGAGGTGGCCCGTGGCGCGTTGCAACGCCTCGCCAAGGAGTGA
- a CDS encoding AI-2E family transporter yields the protein MRLSRFEQLRARARRAYESGRASVRAARPAAGAQVTVADEPPAPEQQSSFVPPPRTPIGGDQTAGVHSSTSSRDDADVPRALRIAGAWSWRLLAIGLVTYALIRIIGTIRIVIIPLVIALLLSALLAPAVGWLLRARFPRSLATALVLVGGLAAVVGTLTRVVTEFIGGVPELSKNASEGIRQIQNWLRTGPLHLSDNQLNSYIDEAQKWIDENTQALTSGAVSTATTLFELLTGALLVLFATFFFLRDGERIWRFLVRLLPVNARWRIDDAGRASWATLVAYVRATVLVAFIDAVGIGIFLVIFEVPFAFPLAALVFLGAFIPIVGATLSGVVAVLVALVDSGPVTALIIAGAVVGVQQIEGHILQPLIMGRAVAIHPLAVIVGIAAGVVLAGIVGALVAVPLIAVLNTAVRRLAHRRPPEVPPDAVVVASTAP from the coding sequence GTGCGCTTGAGCCGCTTCGAGCAGCTGCGGGCGAGGGCCCGCCGCGCGTACGAGTCCGGCCGAGCCTCGGTCCGGGCCGCGCGTCCGGCTGCCGGTGCGCAGGTGACCGTGGCCGACGAACCGCCGGCGCCGGAGCAGCAGTCGTCGTTCGTGCCGCCGCCCCGGACGCCGATCGGCGGCGACCAGACGGCCGGGGTGCACTCCTCCACCTCCAGTCGGGACGACGCGGACGTGCCGAGGGCGCTGCGGATCGCCGGGGCCTGGTCGTGGCGGCTGCTGGCGATCGGCCTGGTCACCTACGCCCTGATCAGGATCATCGGCACGATCCGGATCGTGATCATTCCGTTGGTCATCGCGCTGCTGCTCTCCGCCCTGCTCGCCCCGGCGGTCGGCTGGTTGCTCCGGGCCCGCTTCCCACGCTCGCTGGCGACCGCGCTGGTGCTGGTCGGCGGCCTGGCGGCGGTGGTGGGCACGCTCACCCGGGTGGTGACCGAGTTCATCGGCGGGGTGCCGGAGCTGAGCAAGAACGCGTCCGAGGGCATCCGGCAGATCCAGAACTGGCTCCGTACCGGGCCGCTGCACCTGTCGGACAACCAGCTCAACTCGTACATCGACGAGGCGCAGAAGTGGATCGACGAGAACACCCAGGCGCTGACCAGCGGTGCCGTCTCCACCGCCACCACCCTGTTCGAGCTGCTCACCGGCGCCCTGCTGGTGCTGTTCGCCACCTTCTTCTTCCTGCGTGACGGGGAACGGATCTGGCGGTTCCTGGTCCGGCTGCTCCCGGTCAACGCCCGCTGGCGCATCGACGACGCCGGTCGGGCCTCCTGGGCCACCCTGGTCGCCTACGTACGCGCGACCGTGCTGGTCGCCTTCATCGACGCGGTCGGCATCGGCATCTTCCTGGTCATCTTCGAGGTGCCGTTCGCGTTCCCGCTCGCCGCGCTGGTCTTCCTCGGCGCGTTCATTCCGATCGTCGGGGCCACCCTCTCCGGCGTGGTCGCGGTGCTGGTCGCACTCGTCGACAGCGGTCCGGTAACCGCGCTGATCATCGCCGGCGCGGTGGTCGGGGTGCAACAGATCGAGGGCCACATCCTGCAACCGCTGATCATGGGGCGGGCGGTCGCGATCCACCCGCTCGCGGTGATCGTCGGCATCGCCGCCGGGGTGGTGCTCGCCGGGATCGTCGGCGCGCTGGTCGCCGTACCGCTGATCGCGGTGCTCAACACGGCCGTCCGGCGGTTGGCCCACCGGCGCCCGCCCGAGGTGCCGCCGGACGCGGTCGTGGTCGCCTCCACCGCCCCCTGA
- a CDS encoding GroES family chaperonin: MTVDPDLDNGLPIRLLHDRVLVRLEGSEGERRSTAGIVIPATASMGRRLAWATTVGVGPNVRSIVSGDRVLFDPDDRSEVELHGREYVLLRERDVHAVAAERVNNDSTGLYL, translated from the coding sequence GTGACCGTCGACCCAGACCTCGACAACGGCCTACCGATCCGCCTGCTGCACGACCGCGTCCTGGTCCGCCTGGAGGGAAGCGAAGGTGAACGGCGCTCGACCGCCGGCATCGTCATCCCGGCGACCGCCTCGATGGGACGCCGGCTCGCCTGGGCGACCACGGTGGGTGTCGGGCCCAACGTACGCTCGATCGTCTCCGGCGACCGGGTCCTGTTCGACCCCGACGACCGCTCCGAGGTCGAACTGCACGGCCGGGAGTACGTCCTGCTCCGCGAACGCGACGTCCACGCGGTCGCCGCCGAGCGGGTAAACAACGACTCGACCGGCCTCTACCTGTGA
- a CDS encoding PrsW family intramembrane metalloprotease: MADTPPGGDPYPPQPTPPAVPTPPISAVPPRVAKFAGRGLTWRRGLVLAGVILLIAGCAVYMAITLGDDLGAQALIIGLVAAILPVPVLVACFLWLDRYEPEPMAYLIFCFAWGAFVATAASLNVNRETAELFAGWGLPDSLVAVLGAPFIEELTKALGPLLLLLFRRREWSGITDGIVYCGLSAVGFAMVENILYLGGYGYAAGASEYGPATGVQNVFAIFIVRILLTGFAHPLFTAMTGIGLGIAARSADRRIRIFAPLAGLLAAMMLHGTWNLMPSLAAALGQNLIVLYGYIGVMVPIFFGMVGLAVWLRGWEGRLTERRLPDYVRAGWLSPPEVAALGSLGRRHSARRWARRVAGDPGLKAMRGFQFSATRLALLRDGMLRGLDTKPADRARTAYEERQLLDAISAYRWVFVGRDPQAPVGVWDGARYHLSFPDGVARTVEAPAEPVVPIPVVLTPPPPPTPTGYGPYGPPPPGYGPSPGGYR; encoded by the coding sequence ATGGCCGACACCCCGCCCGGCGGAGATCCCTACCCGCCGCAGCCGACCCCGCCTGCCGTGCCGACCCCGCCGATCAGCGCCGTCCCGCCCCGGGTGGCCAAGTTCGCCGGTCGGGGGCTGACCTGGCGGCGCGGTCTGGTGCTGGCCGGGGTGATCCTGCTGATCGCCGGCTGCGCGGTCTACATGGCGATCACGCTCGGCGACGACCTCGGCGCGCAGGCGCTGATCATCGGGTTGGTGGCGGCGATCCTGCCGGTGCCGGTGCTGGTCGCCTGCTTCCTCTGGCTCGACCGGTACGAGCCGGAGCCGATGGCGTACCTGATCTTCTGCTTCGCCTGGGGCGCCTTCGTCGCCACCGCGGCCTCGTTGAACGTGAACCGGGAGACCGCCGAGCTGTTCGCGGGCTGGGGTCTGCCGGATTCGCTGGTGGCGGTGCTCGGGGCGCCGTTCATCGAGGAACTGACCAAGGCGCTCGGGCCGCTCCTGCTGCTGCTGTTCCGGCGCCGGGAGTGGTCCGGCATCACCGACGGCATCGTCTACTGCGGACTTTCCGCGGTCGGCTTCGCGATGGTGGAGAACATCCTCTACCTCGGTGGCTACGGCTACGCCGCCGGTGCCAGCGAGTACGGCCCGGCGACCGGGGTGCAGAACGTCTTCGCCATCTTCATCGTCCGGATCCTGCTGACCGGCTTCGCCCACCCGCTGTTCACCGCGATGACCGGGATCGGGCTCGGCATCGCGGCCCGCTCGGCCGACCGGCGGATCCGGATCTTCGCCCCGCTGGCCGGACTGCTGGCGGCGATGATGCTGCACGGCACGTGGAATCTGATGCCGTCGCTGGCGGCGGCGCTCGGGCAGAACCTGATAGTGCTCTACGGGTACATCGGGGTGATGGTGCCGATCTTCTTCGGCATGGTCGGGTTGGCCGTCTGGCTGCGTGGCTGGGAGGGCCGGCTGACCGAGCGGCGGCTGCCCGACTACGTACGCGCCGGCTGGCTGAGCCCGCCGGAGGTGGCCGCGCTGGGCAGCCTCGGCCGGCGGCACTCGGCCCGGCGGTGGGCTCGCCGGGTGGCCGGTGATCCCGGTCTCAAGGCGATGCGTGGTTTCCAGTTCTCGGCCACCCGGCTGGCGCTGCTACGCGACGGGATGCTGCGCGGGCTGGACACCAAGCCGGCCGACCGGGCCCGCACCGCGTACGAGGAGCGGCAGTTGCTCGACGCGATCTCGGCGTACCGGTGGGTCTTCGTGGGTCGGGACCCGCAGGCGCCGGTCGGCGTCTGGGACGGGGCCCGTTACCACCTGAGTTTCCCGGACGGGGTGGCCCGCACCGTCGAGGCGCCGGCCGAGCCGGTGGTGCCGATCCCGGTGGTGCTCACGCCACCACCACCGCCCACGCCCACCGGCTACGGCCCGTACGGTCCGCCCCCGCCCGGCTACGGTCCCTCGCCCGGCGGCTACCGGTAG
- a CDS encoding aminotransferase class V-fold PLP-dependent enzyme, with product MRSSLVPVSSPAGPRAVPRPTAPTGSAAASPESAGPLDVLGVPDLVNLDYAATAPCARVAADAVAELLPWYGSVHRGAGALSQRSTLAYERARQTVGDFLGTRADDEVIFTRNTTDALNLLARAVPAGTTVVTFGGEHHANLLPWPNTVRLPVPDSPAAAIRALSEALRELRRDTDRAAPILVTVTGASNVTGERWPVTELAAVAHRYGARIAVDAAQLAPHAPVDISESEIDYVAVSGHKLYAPFGTGVLAGRADWLDAAPPYLFGGGATLGVGTATNDVRWADGPGRHEAGTPNLLGAVALAAVCTALSEADRTELHTREQELLARLRTGLNALPGIVELRTFHADAPRVGIVSFVVAGRDSAEVAADLARGHGIGLRDGLFCAHPLARRLLAEAAARSGRSDLPPTALRASIGLGSTAAHVDRLLDALADLR from the coding sequence ATGCGTTCCAGCCTCGTACCCGTGTCCTCGCCGGCCGGCCCACGTGCCGTGCCGCGCCCGACGGCCCCGACCGGGTCCGCCGCCGCGTCGCCGGAGTCGGCCGGGCCGCTCGACGTGCTCGGCGTGCCCGACCTGGTCAACCTCGACTACGCGGCCACCGCACCGTGCGCCCGGGTGGCGGCCGACGCGGTGGCCGAGCTACTGCCCTGGTACGGCAGCGTGCACCGGGGCGCCGGAGCGCTGTCGCAGCGCAGCACGCTCGCCTACGAACGGGCCCGGCAGACGGTGGGCGACTTCCTCGGCACCCGAGCGGACGACGAAGTGATCTTCACCCGGAACACCACGGACGCGCTCAACCTGCTGGCCCGCGCCGTCCCGGCCGGCACCACGGTGGTCACCTTCGGTGGCGAACACCACGCCAACCTGCTGCCGTGGCCCAACACGGTACGGCTGCCGGTGCCCGACTCGCCCGCCGCGGCCATCCGGGCCCTGAGCGAGGCGCTGCGCGAACTGCGCCGCGACACCGATCGGGCAGCCCCGATCCTGGTGACCGTCACCGGGGCGAGCAACGTCACCGGCGAGCGGTGGCCGGTGACCGAGCTGGCCGCCGTCGCCCACCGCTACGGCGCCCGGATCGCGGTCGACGCGGCCCAGCTCGCACCGCACGCGCCGGTGGACATCAGCGAATCGGAGATCGACTACGTGGCGGTCTCCGGGCACAAGCTCTACGCCCCGTTCGGCACCGGGGTACTGGCCGGACGGGCGGACTGGCTGGACGCGGCACCGCCGTACCTGTTCGGCGGCGGCGCGACCCTCGGCGTCGGCACCGCCACCAACGACGTGCGCTGGGCGGACGGACCCGGACGGCACGAGGCCGGCACCCCGAACCTGCTCGGCGCGGTCGCCCTCGCCGCTGTCTGTACCGCGCTCTCCGAGGCGGACCGCACCGAACTGCACACCCGCGAGCAGGAACTGCTGGCCCGGTTGCGGACCGGCCTGAACGCCCTGCCGGGCATCGTCGAACTGCGTACGTTCCACGCCGACGCGCCACGGGTGGGCATCGTCTCGTTCGTGGTCGCCGGTCGGGACTCCGCCGAGGTCGCCGCCGACCTGGCCCGGGGTCACGGGATCGGGCTCCGCGACGGCCTGTTCTGCGCCCACCCGCTGGCCCGGCGGCTGCTCGCCGAGGCCGCCGCGCGCAGCGGTCGATCCGACCTGCCGCCGACCGCGCTGCGGGCCAGCATCGGCCTCGGCAGCACCGCCGCCCACGTCGACCGGCTGCTCGACGCCCTGGCCGACCTGCGCTGA
- a CDS encoding FUSC family protein, whose product MESARNKVRSAADLDSERVNHVVSELSERSKTTVQDRMHAVRANFVLALQAGVAALLSWFISHDILGNPDPVFAPISAVGTLAASLGQRLRRTVELILGVAVGIGIGDLLIVLVGSGPWQLGLIVTLSIIVTIFLGGSVAVVTQAAATAVLLVALAPKMSNPEFPRVIDALVGGGVGLFVVALLLPLNPLRIVDRAARPALETLAEQLTVTADALAEHDAGRAAAALERLRRVEEYMDGLQEALEGGRETATLAPARWNRRRALTRYAESAEYINHAVHNSGVLVRRAVTALEDDEPIPAAMASAVRQLADAVRLLHQELGAGLDPEAARERVLRSVTAAGRAYTEGVGFSGSVVVAQIRTAASDVLRATGVERIEANRLVRQAVSTQTSPTRAARPSAH is encoded by the coding sequence ATGGAGTCCGCCCGGAACAAGGTCCGCTCAGCCGCAGATCTTGACAGCGAGCGGGTCAACCACGTGGTGAGCGAGCTGAGCGAGCGCTCCAAGACCACGGTCCAGGATCGGATGCACGCGGTCCGGGCGAACTTCGTACTCGCCCTCCAGGCGGGGGTGGCGGCGCTGCTGTCCTGGTTCATCTCGCACGACATTCTCGGCAATCCCGACCCCGTCTTCGCCCCGATCTCGGCGGTCGGCACGCTCGCCGCCTCGCTCGGCCAGCGGCTGCGCCGGACGGTCGAGCTGATCCTGGGGGTCGCGGTCGGAATCGGGATCGGCGACCTGTTGATCGTCCTGGTTGGCAGCGGGCCGTGGCAGCTCGGACTGATCGTCACCCTGTCCATCATCGTCACCATCTTCCTCGGCGGAAGTGTCGCCGTGGTGACCCAGGCGGCGGCAACCGCCGTACTGCTGGTCGCGCTGGCCCCGAAGATGAGCAACCCGGAGTTCCCCCGGGTCATCGACGCGCTGGTCGGCGGCGGGGTCGGGCTGTTCGTGGTGGCGCTGCTGCTGCCACTGAACCCGCTGCGGATAGTGGACCGGGCGGCCCGGCCGGCGCTGGAGACGCTGGCCGAGCAACTGACCGTGACCGCCGACGCACTGGCCGAACACGACGCCGGCCGGGCCGCGGCGGCGCTGGAGCGGCTGCGCCGGGTGGAGGAATACATGGACGGCCTCCAGGAGGCGCTGGAGGGCGGCAGGGAGACCGCCACCCTCGCCCCCGCCCGGTGGAACCGGCGCCGGGCACTGACCCGGTACGCGGAGAGCGCCGAGTACATCAACCACGCCGTACACAACAGCGGGGTGCTGGTTCGACGGGCGGTGACCGCGCTGGAGGACGACGAGCCGATCCCGGCCGCGATGGCGTCGGCGGTGCGGCAGTTGGCCGACGCGGTCCGGCTGCTGCACCAGGAGCTCGGTGCCGGGCTGGACCCGGAGGCCGCGCGGGAGCGGGTGCTGCGCTCGGTCACCGCCGCCGGACGGGCGTACACGGAGGGGGTCGGCTTCTCCGGCAGTGTGGTGGTGGCCCAGATCCGGACCGCAGCCAGTGACGTACTCCGGGCCACCGGGGTCGAGCGGATCGAGGCGAACCGCCTGGTCCGGCAGGCGGTGAGCACCCAGACCAGCCCGACCCGCGCCGCCCGCCCATCCGCCCACTGA